In Marinobacter sp. es.048, the following proteins share a genomic window:
- a CDS encoding bifunctional DedA family/phosphatase PAP2 family protein, whose protein sequence is MSSAWLNDLSAWLSLHPGWLATALFTTAFIESLAIVGIIVPGVAILFAVAVMAGETGMPLPETLLWAGLGAIAGDTASFALGRLLQGRLTTAWPLSRYPKIISTGERFFNRHGGKSVIIGRFVGPVRPIIPLIAGALMMSWRRFLTFNIGSAIAWAPVYIFPGFLVGSALASEIRPPAHFYAVIGVSLAALTVVYFVLLRFQLGLGEDSRFYRWLKQWMAQYEATNRFWRLYTNQRPAREGEFPLASFMLALGASALLLIWGQLATATSLLDGFDQATLQWFEQLRQPLLDGPFIAITLLGDAPVLMTAGALACAALLFRGYYAAAVHILVAVFVTVVLVWGLKSLLGIPRPDEVMGPPNSGAFPSGHTAGITLLVTLLASFVAGESRHRKRWQYYVLLSLPLVPVALSRLYLGVHWFTDVIGGLLLALAVTGAVRASYSRYDKVPLAPDITIMASAIVWAVFAGGYIMLSWDEAVLNFRPVG, encoded by the coding sequence ATGAGCAGTGCCTGGCTGAACGACCTGTCGGCATGGCTCAGCCTGCATCCCGGCTGGCTGGCAACGGCCCTGTTTACGACCGCCTTCATCGAATCTCTCGCCATCGTCGGCATTATTGTCCCGGGTGTCGCCATCCTGTTCGCCGTCGCTGTAATGGCCGGTGAGACGGGTATGCCATTGCCCGAGACACTTCTCTGGGCCGGCCTGGGCGCCATTGCGGGCGACACGGCGAGTTTTGCTCTCGGGCGGTTGCTGCAGGGTCGCCTGACAACGGCCTGGCCGCTGAGCCGTTACCCGAAAATCATCAGTACCGGAGAGCGTTTTTTTAACCGTCACGGCGGTAAAAGCGTGATCATCGGGCGCTTCGTCGGGCCGGTACGCCCGATAATCCCCCTGATTGCCGGAGCGCTGATGATGTCCTGGCGTCGCTTTCTGACCTTCAACATTGGCTCCGCCATCGCCTGGGCACCGGTCTATATTTTCCCGGGGTTTCTCGTAGGCAGCGCCCTGGCCAGCGAAATCAGGCCTCCGGCGCACTTCTATGCAGTGATCGGCGTCAGCCTCGCCGCTCTGACCGTGGTCTATTTTGTTCTCTTGCGGTTTCAGCTGGGACTCGGGGAGGACAGCCGTTTCTACCGGTGGCTAAAGCAATGGATGGCGCAATACGAGGCAACGAACAGATTTTGGCGCCTTTACACCAACCAGCGTCCGGCGCGGGAAGGTGAGTTTCCGCTGGCCTCATTCATGCTCGCGCTTGGCGCTTCCGCGCTATTGCTGATTTGGGGACAGCTGGCCACAGCAACGAGCCTGCTCGATGGATTCGACCAGGCCACGCTTCAATGGTTCGAACAACTCCGGCAGCCCCTGCTGGACGGCCCCTTCATTGCCATCACCCTGCTTGGTGATGCGCCAGTGCTGATGACCGCCGGTGCGCTGGCCTGCGCAGCCCTCCTGTTCCGGGGCTATTACGCCGCTGCCGTCCATATTCTGGTGGCCGTCTTCGTAACGGTAGTCCTGGTCTGGGGCCTGAAATCACTGCTCGGCATCCCCCGGCCGGACGAAGTCATGGGCCCGCCGAATTCCGGCGCCTTCCCCAGCGGTCACACGGCAGGTATTACCCTGCTGGTCACCCTGCTGGCAAGCTTTGTTGCCGGTGAAAGCCGACACCGGAAGCGCTGGCAATACTATGTCTTGCTGTCTCTTCCACTGGTGCCCGTGGCTCTTAGCAGGCTTTACCTGGGAGTTCACTGGTTCACGGACGTGATCGGGGGGTTGTTGCTTGCACTGGCTGTCACCGGTGCGGTGCGGGCCAGTTACAGCCGTTACGACAAGGTACCTCTGGCACCTGATATAACCATCATGGCTTCAGCGATTGTCTGGGCGGTCTTTGCAGGCGGGTATATCATGCTGTCATGGGATGAGGCCGTACTGAATTTCCGGCCCGTGGGTTAG
- a CDS encoding LON peptidase substrate-binding domain-containing protein yields MNVPLFPLNSIVLPRGRIPLQLFEPRYIDMLTRCLKEDRGFVVVLLQEGGEVGRTAAFYDIGTYVRIIDFQQLESGLLGITVEGESKVSVVRSWQQEDGLNVGDVECLIEEAESEVPEHFSELPSVLKALFRHPVIRDLNMDIDYGDARDVGWRLTELLPLDKQEKQKLVELQDPLERLTRLQGLLEALEEG; encoded by the coding sequence ATGAATGTACCTTTGTTCCCCCTGAATTCCATCGTCCTGCCCAGGGGGAGGATTCCCTTGCAGCTGTTCGAGCCGCGCTACATCGACATGCTGACCCGTTGTCTCAAGGAGGACCGCGGGTTCGTTGTAGTACTTTTGCAGGAAGGCGGAGAGGTTGGTCGCACTGCCGCCTTCTACGATATCGGTACCTATGTACGGATTATTGATTTCCAGCAGCTTGAGAGCGGCCTACTGGGGATTACCGTTGAGGGCGAATCCAAGGTGTCCGTGGTCCGTAGCTGGCAGCAGGAAGACGGCCTGAATGTGGGTGACGTCGAGTGCCTGATTGAAGAGGCGGAGAGTGAGGTGCCGGAGCATTTCAGCGAGTTGCCTTCAGTTCTGAAGGCGCTGTTTCGTCATCCGGTCATCCGGGACCTGAACATGGATATCGACTATGGCGATGCCAGGGATGTTGGCTGGCGACTCACGGAACTGTTGCCTCTGGACAAGCAGGAAAAGCAGAAGCTGGTGGAATTACAGGACCCTCTCGAACGGCTCACCCGGCTACAGGGCCTTCTGGAAGCGCTGGAGGAGGGCTAG
- a CDS encoding HDOD domain-containing protein, with translation MAGQESLPLRRLKEFQPLNRLTDDQLVLLASRAERRTHGPGQRVLERGVRDGLDFFLVAGKIELESVDGRKTIIEAETEKAQNPIARLQPRMYDVTAVKPSEFLVVEQDILNQLLRSAPVEQVEMDSGEGNGGLESEEHHLLMEFLSELRSNQVKLPSVPDVAWKVRRAVDREESTADQVALAISADPAMAAKLVRACNSPLYRGFSDVRNVREAVVRLGMRTTRQLVTVFSMREVFKTRQASLQKEMEKLWRHSREVAALCWVLADHATKLNPEEALLAGLLHDIGVVPILVQAEHHVNLFADEANLGHAIRELRADVGTAVLENWSFPPAFVEAVRHAEDWGYECREASPQLVDVVIVAQLHSMIGSSQNADLPPFDQVPAYRRLGELELNASRSLQLLTEARARVDEVQQLLSIR, from the coding sequence ATGGCCGGCCAGGAAAGCCTGCCGCTTCGTCGCCTTAAAGAGTTTCAGCCGTTGAACCGGCTGACCGATGACCAGTTGGTTTTGCTTGCCAGCCGAGCCGAGCGTCGTACCCATGGGCCCGGGCAGCGGGTTCTGGAACGCGGTGTCCGTGATGGTCTCGATTTTTTCCTGGTGGCGGGAAAGATTGAGCTTGAGTCCGTGGATGGCCGAAAAACGATCATTGAAGCCGAAACCGAGAAAGCCCAGAACCCGATTGCCAGACTCCAGCCACGGATGTACGACGTTACAGCCGTAAAACCTTCGGAGTTCCTGGTCGTCGAGCAGGACATCCTCAACCAGTTGCTGCGCTCAGCGCCTGTCGAACAGGTTGAGATGGATTCTGGTGAAGGCAATGGAGGGCTGGAGAGCGAGGAGCATCACCTGCTGATGGAGTTCCTGTCGGAGCTGCGATCGAACCAGGTGAAGCTTCCCAGTGTGCCGGATGTGGCCTGGAAGGTTCGGCGGGCGGTGGATCGTGAAGAGTCGACGGCGGACCAGGTGGCCCTTGCGATATCGGCCGACCCTGCCATGGCGGCCAAGCTTGTTCGCGCCTGTAACAGCCCCCTCTACCGTGGATTCAGTGACGTCCGGAATGTCCGGGAAGCGGTTGTCCGTCTGGGAATGCGTACCACCCGGCAACTGGTGACGGTGTTTTCCATGCGGGAGGTGTTCAAGACCCGCCAGGCGTCACTTCAAAAAGAGATGGAAAAGCTTTGGCGTCACTCCCGTGAAGTGGCTGCATTGTGCTGGGTGCTTGCGGATCACGCTACCAAACTGAATCCGGAGGAGGCGTTGCTGGCGGGGCTACTCCATGACATCGGCGTGGTGCCAATCCTGGTCCAGGCTGAACACCATGTGAATCTCTTTGCCGATGAGGCCAACCTCGGCCATGCGATCCGTGAGCTCAGGGCGGATGTGGGCACGGCGGTCCTGGAGAACTGGTCTTTCCCGCCGGCGTTTGTGGAGGCGGTCCGCCACGCCGAGGACTGGGGTTATGAGTGCCGTGAGGCGTCGCCCCAACTGGTGGATGTGGTTATCGTGGCGCAATTGCATTCGATGATCGGTTCCAGCCAGAATGCTGATCTGCCTCCGTTCGACCAGGTGCCGGCGTATCGGCGTCTGGGCGAGCTTGAACTCAATGCCTCTCGCAGTCTGCAGCTTCTGACGGAGGCCAGGGCCCGGGTCGACGAAGTTCAGCAATTGCTGTCCATCCGTTGA
- the ilvD gene encoding dihydroxy-acid dehydratase, translated as MPQYRSRTSTAGRNMAGARALWRATGMKDGDFGKPIIAVANSFTQFVPGHVHLKDLGQLVCREIEAAGGVAKEFNTIAVDDGIAMGHDGMLYSLPSREIIADSVEYMVNAHCADALVCISNCDKITPGMLMAAMRLNIPTIFVSGGPMEAGKTKLSEHKLDLVDAMVIAADPNASDEQVEEYERSACPTCGSCSGMFTANSMNCLTEAIGLALPGNGSLLATHADREQLFLKAGRQIVENARRYYEDDDASVLPLSIASMAAFENAMVMDIAMGGSTNTILHLLAAAQEGGVPFTLNEIDQLSRRVPQLCKVAPNSPKYHMEDVHRAGGIMGILGELERGGLINTDLPTVHSKTMKEALETWDIMRSPPTEVVEFYKAGPAGIPTQTAFSQSTRWPTLDGDRETGCIRSVENAYSSEGGLAVLYGNIALDGCVVKTAGVDESIYVFEGKARVFESQDSAVAGILADEVKPGEVVIIRYEGPRGGPGMQEMLYPTSYLKSKGLGKDCALLTDGRFSGGTSGLSIGHASPEAAAGGAIGLIENGDTIRIDIPNRSINVELDQHGLDRRREARDAKGWKPELPRDRKVSAALKAYALLATSADKGAVRDLEKLD; from the coding sequence ATGCCTCAGTATCGTTCGCGGACATCCACCGCAGGCCGCAATATGGCCGGCGCCCGTGCCCTCTGGCGCGCCACCGGTATGAAAGACGGCGATTTCGGCAAACCCATTATCGCGGTTGCCAATTCTTTCACACAGTTCGTGCCGGGCCACGTGCACCTCAAGGACCTCGGCCAGCTGGTGTGCCGCGAAATCGAGGCCGCCGGGGGTGTCGCCAAGGAATTCAACACCATCGCGGTAGACGATGGCATCGCCATGGGCCATGACGGCATGCTGTATTCGCTGCCCTCACGGGAAATCATCGCCGACTCTGTAGAGTACATGGTGAACGCTCACTGTGCCGATGCGCTTGTGTGTATCTCCAACTGCGACAAAATCACTCCGGGCATGCTGATGGCCGCCATGCGCCTGAACATCCCCACCATTTTCGTGTCCGGCGGCCCCATGGAAGCAGGCAAAACCAAATTGTCCGAGCACAAGCTCGACTTGGTGGACGCCATGGTCATTGCTGCTGATCCCAACGCTTCCGATGAACAGGTGGAAGAATACGAGCGCAGCGCCTGCCCTACCTGTGGCTCCTGTTCTGGCATGTTCACCGCCAACTCCATGAACTGCCTGACCGAGGCCATCGGATTGGCGCTCCCGGGCAACGGTTCACTGCTGGCAACGCACGCCGATCGGGAACAGCTGTTCCTCAAGGCAGGTCGACAGATTGTGGAGAATGCGCGCCGGTATTACGAGGACGATGATGCCAGTGTACTGCCGTTGAGCATTGCCTCGATGGCGGCCTTTGAAAATGCCATGGTCATGGACATCGCCATGGGCGGCTCAACCAATACCATCCTCCACTTGCTGGCAGCTGCCCAGGAAGGCGGTGTTCCCTTTACGCTGAACGAAATCGACCAGCTTTCACGTCGGGTGCCGCAACTGTGTAAGGTGGCCCCCAACTCTCCCAAGTATCACATGGAAGACGTACACCGTGCCGGCGGGATCATGGGTATTCTTGGCGAGCTGGAGCGGGGAGGACTGATCAACACCGATCTTCCGACCGTGCACAGCAAAACCATGAAAGAAGCCCTGGAGACCTGGGACATCATGAGGTCGCCGCCCACCGAAGTGGTTGAATTCTACAAAGCCGGACCCGCCGGCATTCCCACCCAGACCGCCTTTTCCCAGAGCACCCGCTGGCCAACCCTGGATGGTGACCGGGAAACCGGCTGCATCCGCTCGGTTGAAAACGCCTACAGTTCCGAAGGCGGTCTGGCAGTGCTCTACGGCAATATTGCCCTGGACGGCTGCGTGGTCAAAACCGCGGGCGTGGACGAGAGCATCTACGTGTTCGAGGGCAAGGCAAGGGTATTTGAAAGTCAGGACTCCGCCGTTGCCGGGATTCTCGCTGACGAGGTCAAGCCGGGCGAGGTTGTGATCATCCGTTACGAAGGGCCCCGTGGCGGACCGGGCATGCAGGAGATGCTCTACCCGACCAGCTATCTGAAATCCAAGGGACTCGGCAAAGACTGCGCACTGTTGACGGACGGACGTTTCTCCGGCGGTACCTCAGGCCTGTCGATCGGCCACGCGTCGCCGGAAGCCGCCGCCGGCGGTGCCATTGGCCTGATCGAGAATGGCGATACGATACGTATCGACATTCCAAACAGGAGTATCAACGTGGAGCTGGACCAGCACGGACTGGATCGTCGCCGGGAAGCCCGCGACGCAAAGGGCTGGAAACCGGAACTGCCGCGGGACCGCAAGGTATCTGCAGCCCTGAAAGCCTATGCGCTACTGGCCACAAGTGCCGATAAGGGTGCCGTTCGGGATCTCGAAAAACTCGACTGA
- a CDS encoding peptidoglycan-binding domain-containing protein, whose protein sequence is MRKATTRLGRLAAAAGLAVTLGFAPAAFADEIVALKNALYGAGYDITNVSPQMDDSTRSALTRFQQDNGLQATGSLDDPTKEALGMISVQVAASAPSQSTESSGAPAQESASSAAETSAPESEQDDAIEEEEDGGWSLW, encoded by the coding sequence ATGAGAAAAGCAACTACTCGATTGGGACGCCTGGCCGCAGCGGCCGGATTGGCGGTCACACTGGGCTTTGCCCCTGCAGCCTTCGCGGATGAGATCGTTGCACTCAAGAATGCGCTCTACGGAGCAGGGTACGACATTACCAATGTCAGCCCGCAGATGGATGACTCAACCCGGTCCGCGTTAACGCGGTTCCAGCAGGATAACGGTCTTCAGGCCACGGGAAGTCTGGACGATCCGACCAAAGAGGCCCTGGGCATGATCTCGGTTCAGGTTGCTGCTTCGGCACCATCACAGTCCACCGAATCCAGCGGCGCGCCGGCTCAGGAGTCGGCTTCTTCCGCGGCAGAAACCTCGGCCCCGGAGTCGGAGCAGGATGACGCCATCGAAGAAGAGGAAGATGGCGGCTGGTCGCTCTGGTAA
- a CDS encoding AI-2E family transporter, protein MYAKLETRTFLALLVGVSLAFVFLMKPFFGPIFWAVAIALIFHPVQQLLVRKLGDRPNVNALITLGICMFIVVIPVLVLVTSLVAEGVALYQQIQSGEIRPGEYIDRVNQSFPAIQAFLAQFDISFAELRDRAVSIFVGGSQFLGRQALGVGQNTFQFFLGLALMVYLAFFLLRDGHTLVELIIKALPLGDERERLLFAKFAEVTRATVKGNLLIAIIQGALGGLIFWVLGITGALLWGVVMAIVSLLPAVGAALVWVPAAIYLAAVGDVIEAVVLTAFGVVVIGLADNLLRPVLVGRDTKLPDYIVLLSTLGGIVMFGINGFVMGPLVAALFMAFWGIFIREFSEEAHRPPATVDEEAPAQSKETEHDVR, encoded by the coding sequence ATGTACGCAAAACTTGAAACACGGACTTTTCTGGCGTTGCTGGTCGGCGTTTCCCTTGCCTTTGTATTTCTGATGAAACCCTTCTTCGGGCCCATATTCTGGGCGGTCGCCATTGCCCTGATTTTCCACCCGGTGCAGCAATTGCTGGTGCGCAAACTCGGAGACAGACCCAATGTAAATGCCCTGATCACCCTGGGCATCTGCATGTTTATCGTGGTTATCCCGGTGCTGGTCCTGGTGACCTCACTGGTTGCCGAGGGCGTCGCGCTCTATCAGCAGATCCAGAGCGGCGAAATACGGCCCGGGGAATACATAGATCGGGTTAACCAGTCTTTCCCCGCGATCCAGGCCTTTCTGGCGCAGTTTGATATCAGCTTTGCAGAGCTCAGGGACAGGGCTGTGAGTATTTTTGTCGGAGGAAGCCAGTTCCTGGGAAGGCAGGCGTTGGGCGTGGGCCAGAATACCTTCCAGTTTTTCCTGGGCCTGGCGTTGATGGTGTACCTGGCGTTCTTCCTGCTGCGGGATGGCCATACGCTGGTGGAGTTGATCATCAAGGCTCTGCCATTGGGTGATGAGCGGGAGCGTTTGCTGTTCGCCAAGTTTGCTGAGGTGACCCGGGCTACCGTCAAGGGCAACCTGCTGATTGCGATCATCCAGGGGGCTCTGGGCGGGCTGATTTTTTGGGTTCTCGGGATCACTGGCGCTCTGCTTTGGGGTGTGGTCATGGCAATTGTTTCGCTGTTGCCCGCGGTAGGTGCCGCGCTGGTCTGGGTGCCGGCCGCTATCTACCTTGCGGCGGTGGGCGATGTGATCGAGGCGGTGGTGCTGACAGCCTTTGGAGTGGTGGTCATCGGACTGGCGGATAACTTGTTGCGCCCGGTACTGGTTGGTCGCGATACCAAACTGCCGGATTACATTGTCCTGCTGTCGACCCTCGGCGGCATCGTCATGTTCGGCATCAACGGTTTTGTGATGGGACCATTGGTGGCGGCCCTCTTTATGGCGTTCTGGGGGATTTTCATCCGCGAATTCAGTGAGGAGGCCCACCGTCCGCCCGCTACGGTGGACGAAGAGGCGCCAGCGCAAAGCAAGGAAACGGAACATGATGTCCGGTAA
- a CDS encoding haloalkane dehalogenase, which translates to MRILRTDEARFAGLPGYPFAPHHLDVEPGIRMHYVDEGPRNASPVLMLHGEPSWSYLYRHMIPLVANAGHRVLAPDLIGFGKSDKPASVADYSYGRHLAWLASWLEQLDLTNITLVCQNWGSLLGLRLAAEHRQRFSRIIVGNGMLPTGEAPVPAVFSIWKAFATHSPWFPVGRIVQLGTDRTLSKAELAAYEAPFPSAEFKAGAKAFPKLVPTEQGTPDSDANKAAWQVLERWKKPFITCFSSGDPITRGGDRHMQRRIPGAHGQPHITLRGGHFLQEDSPEDFARIIIDALKSEMAA; encoded by the coding sequence ATGCGTATTCTGAGAACCGATGAAGCCCGCTTCGCAGGTCTTCCGGGTTACCCTTTTGCTCCACACCATCTCGACGTAGAACCCGGAATCCGGATGCACTATGTTGACGAGGGCCCGCGAAATGCCTCGCCGGTGCTTATGCTTCATGGCGAGCCCTCATGGTCCTACCTTTACCGGCACATGATTCCCCTGGTAGCAAACGCCGGGCATCGGGTGCTGGCTCCCGATCTGATCGGCTTCGGCAAATCCGACAAGCCAGCCTCGGTTGCTGACTACAGTTATGGCCGCCATCTGGCATGGCTGGCCAGCTGGCTGGAACAGCTGGACCTCACCAACATTACCCTGGTGTGCCAGAACTGGGGGTCACTTCTGGGCCTGCGCCTGGCGGCGGAGCACCGCCAGCGCTTCAGTCGCATCATCGTGGGGAATGGTATGCTGCCCACCGGCGAGGCCCCTGTTCCTGCGGTGTTTTCCATTTGGAAGGCCTTTGCCACGCACAGCCCCTGGTTCCCGGTTGGGCGCATCGTGCAACTGGGCACCGATCGCACGCTGAGCAAGGCTGAACTTGCCGCCTATGAGGCCCCTTTTCCATCGGCGGAGTTCAAGGCCGGAGCCAAAGCGTTTCCAAAACTGGTACCCACAGAACAGGGCACGCCAGACAGCGACGCAAACAAGGCCGCCTGGCAGGTTCTTGAAAGGTGGAAAAAACCATTCATCACCTGTTTTAGCAGTGGCGACCCGATTACCCGGGGCGGCGACAGACATATGCAGCGCCGGATTCCCGGCGCCCACGGCCAACCCCACATCACCCTTCGGGGCGGGCACTTCCTGCAGGAAGATTCACCGGAAGATTTCGCCCGCATCATCATCGATGCCCTGAAATCGGAAATGGCGGCCTGA
- a CDS encoding acyl-CoA thioesterase: MTFDELLRAARGSEELVMPVTWSQGRATFGGLTAALMFERMEKLVVEGRAMRSLQVSFVGPVEPEVPASFEAEILREGKAVSQVQGRIVQKGETRLVCLASFGGDRDSEVQVEALPAPEAASVSQSPGLDYIEGVTPEFIKQIEMRWAFGNLPFSGKGGRELGGWMQFRETPETFSDAHIIALVDAWPPAVLPYVKQRVKTSSLSWALDIVHPRPVMEPGDWLLYKVSIDQAGAGYGHTQAGIWTAKGELVALSRQTVTVFG, translated from the coding sequence ATGACCTTTGATGAATTATTGCGGGCAGCCCGTGGCAGTGAGGAACTGGTAATGCCTGTGACCTGGTCCCAGGGCAGGGCCACATTCGGCGGTCTTACGGCAGCGTTGATGTTTGAGCGCATGGAGAAACTTGTCGTCGAGGGCCGGGCCATGCGGTCATTGCAGGTATCGTTCGTGGGCCCGGTGGAGCCGGAAGTGCCTGCAAGCTTCGAGGCCGAGATTCTGCGCGAGGGCAAGGCGGTCAGTCAGGTGCAGGGGCGCATTGTCCAGAAGGGTGAAACCCGGCTGGTCTGCCTGGCCAGCTTTGGCGGAGACCGGGACTCGGAGGTACAGGTGGAGGCCCTGCCGGCGCCCGAGGCAGCCTCGGTCAGCCAGAGCCCGGGGCTGGACTACATCGAAGGTGTTACCCCTGAATTCATCAAGCAGATCGAGATGCGCTGGGCTTTCGGTAACCTGCCGTTTAGTGGCAAGGGGGGCCGCGAACTGGGCGGTTGGATGCAGTTTCGGGAAACCCCGGAGACGTTCTCCGATGCTCATATCATTGCCCTGGTTGATGCCTGGCCCCCGGCGGTCCTGCCGTATGTGAAACAGCGGGTGAAGACCAGTTCCCTGAGCTGGGCGCTGGATATCGTGCATCCGAGGCCGGTCATGGAGCCGGGCGACTGGCTTTTGTACAAGGTTTCAATAGACCAGGCGGGAGCCGGGTATGGGCATACCCAGGCCGGGATATGGACTGCCAAAGGCGAGCTGGTGGCCCTGAGCCGCCAGACGGTAACGGTCTTCGGTTAA
- a CDS encoding DEAD/DEAH box helicase yields MSELSFAELGLDPAVLEAVSAVGYETPSPIQAQAIPALLAGNHLLGVAQTGTGKTAAFALPLLSRIDASVTDPQILVLAPTRELAIQVAEAFTTYASKFRNFHVLPIYGGQDFYPQIKGLRRGAQVIVGTPGRMLDHLRKGTLKLDSLKALVLDEADEMLRMGFIDDVEAILAKTPENCQRALFSATMPPQIKKVAQTYLRNATEVRIESETRTVERISQFVLPVYAERKLDALTRILEVEPIDASIIFVRTKAETTLLAEKLSARGHAVAPLNGDLNQRQREQTVEDLKRGKKDIIVATDVAARGLDVPRITHVINYDVPYDTEAYIHRVGRTGRAGREGKAILLVTPRERSWLRTLERATNSPMQAYQLPSPVELKKMREQQFETQLLGFAEDGKLAKAMALLDEIAERNDMDTAMVAGALACWLEASQPGSLPLEQPEALPEISANAPPRRDRKGGRPGGKPGYKPGFKKGPKGRGGPGPKGKPPGKGGKPAGKRPPRQADAKR; encoded by the coding sequence ATGTCTGAATTGTCCTTTGCCGAACTGGGGCTTGATCCAGCCGTACTTGAAGCTGTGTCCGCCGTTGGCTATGAAACCCCGTCACCCATCCAGGCCCAAGCTATTCCCGCGCTGCTTGCCGGTAACCATCTTCTGGGTGTTGCCCAGACCGGAACCGGTAAAACCGCGGCGTTTGCACTGCCTCTGCTGAGCCGGATTGACGCCTCTGTTACCGACCCCCAGATTCTGGTTTTGGCCCCAACACGGGAACTTGCGATCCAGGTGGCGGAAGCCTTTACCACCTACGCCAGCAAGTTCCGGAATTTCCACGTTCTGCCCATCTATGGTGGCCAGGACTTTTACCCCCAGATCAAGGGGCTTCGCCGCGGCGCCCAGGTTATCGTGGGCACGCCGGGCCGTATGCTCGACCACCTGCGCAAGGGCACACTGAAACTCGACAGCCTGAAAGCACTGGTTCTCGATGAAGCCGACGAAATGCTGCGCATGGGCTTTATCGACGACGTAGAGGCGATTCTGGCGAAGACGCCGGAGAACTGCCAACGGGCCCTGTTCTCGGCCACCATGCCTCCGCAAATCAAGAAAGTGGCCCAGACCTACCTGCGCAACGCCACGGAAGTTCGTATCGAAAGCGAAACCCGCACGGTCGAGCGCATTTCCCAGTTCGTTCTGCCGGTGTACGCTGAGCGCAAACTGGATGCCCTCACCCGGATCCTTGAAGTGGAGCCGATCGACGCATCGATCATCTTTGTGCGCACCAAGGCAGAAACCACCCTGCTGGCGGAAAAACTCTCTGCCCGAGGCCATGCGGTGGCACCGCTTAACGGTGACCTCAACCAGCGCCAGCGTGAACAGACCGTTGAAGACCTCAAACGTGGCAAAAAAGACATCATTGTTGCCACCGACGTGGCCGCACGCGGACTGGATGTGCCCAGGATCACCCACGTGATCAACTACGATGTGCCCTACGACACCGAAGCCTACATCCACCGCGTTGGCCGAACCGGCCGCGCCGGACGCGAAGGAAAAGCAATCCTGCTGGTTACGCCCCGGGAACGCAGCTGGCTACGCACACTGGAGCGCGCTACCAACTCACCCATGCAGGCCTATCAGCTGCCTTCGCCGGTTGAGCTGAAAAAAATGCGCGAGCAGCAGTTCGAAACACAGCTGTTGGGCTTTGCCGAGGATGGCAAGCTGGCCAAAGCGATGGCACTGCTGGATGAGATTGCAGAACGCAACGACATGGACACGGCGATGGTCGCCGGCGCTCTGGCCTGCTGGCTGGAAGCGTCCCAGCCCGGATCGCTACCGCTGGAGCAGCCGGAGGCCTTGCCGGAGATTTCGGCCAATGCGCCCCCGCGCCGGGACCGCAAGGGTGGTCGTCCGGGTGGCAAGCCCGGGTACAAGCCGGGCTTCAAGAAAGGTCCCAAGGGCCGTGGCGGCCCCGGCCCAAAGGGCAAGCCTCCCGGCAAGGGCGGCAAGCCCGCAGGCAAACGCCCGCCCCGTCAGGCTGACGCCAAGCGCTGA
- a CDS encoding dihydrofolate reductase, with amino-acid sequence MRKALIVAMSRNRVIGRNNNLPWYLPGDLRYFKQATMGKPIIMGRKTWDSIGRPLPGRMNVVISRNEAWEAPTGTVAAKSLPEALVKAEAQAELEGGDEVMIIGGGQIYAEALPMVDRMYITQVHAEVDGDAFFPEVDWDDWEEIGREDFSASDNNPYDYSFVVYQRLASA; translated from the coding sequence ATGAGAAAAGCCCTGATCGTTGCCATGTCCCGTAACCGGGTTATTGGCCGTAACAACAATCTGCCCTGGTATCTTCCGGGTGACCTCCGTTATTTCAAGCAGGCCACCATGGGCAAACCCATCATCATGGGTCGGAAGACCTGGGACTCCATCGGTCGGCCGCTGCCGGGGCGGATGAACGTGGTGATCTCACGGAATGAAGCCTGGGAAGCACCAACCGGAACAGTGGCTGCGAAGTCTTTGCCCGAAGCGCTGGTGAAAGCCGAGGCACAAGCGGAGCTGGAAGGTGGCGACGAAGTGATGATTATCGGTGGCGGGCAGATCTACGCCGAGGCATTGCCGATGGTTGACCGGATGTACATCACCCAGGTGCATGCTGAGGTGGACGGCGATGCGTTTTTTCCGGAAGTGGACTGGGATGATTGGGAAGAAATCGGACGGGAGGATTTCTCCGCGTCCGATAACAACCCTTACGACTACAGTTTCGTCGTCTATCAGCGCTTGGCGTCAGCCTGA